The segment AGAAATACTTACGTTCGACTTTCATTTTCCCTTTTCTTGAGGACCATATAAGTAAAAaatggctcatcttaccccactctcccctgtGTGTTAAACTGCAGTAATCATACAAACAGCACAATCTCAGAGAATTATtccatttatttactttttctaACACATGAGGGTTTGTCTGGTGTAATATTTCTGAATTCCAGAATTATATTTCATTTCTACAAAGACAGTTTACACTCAGCAGTTCACACAAATGTAATAGATTAGATGACTACACACATGAtagaaattataaaaatgaataaggTTCTGCTGCAGATATAACATTTGTCCTGTGAGGTCCAATGAAGtgattaaattttaaatgttgaaTATGAATCCACACCGACTCCAGATGGACTTTGCAGTAAAAACCACAAGATCTCTAATCATCCTTTATTGCTCAAACCCTGATGACGGAGTATATTTATTGAGAGAAAACTTCGTGAAAGTGAAACGTTAAGACTTAGTTTATATTGACCAGCCCTGAGAAGTTTAACAAAGTTCAAGTGAAATGAAAGTCaaaccacacaatacaaataaatatttaacgTTTTCCTGAACCTGCTAAAATTTGAATTACATAGAATATTTAACACTACTGAAATCATAGCTTTCAAGTGTAGATtaattgcaaaacaaaaaaagacagcAGTGCAGCTTACATGAATTCAAAAgcaaaggaaaaaacaaaaactagaaTATTCAGATATATTGTTTTACAGTTAAACACCTTCCGGTCAGAATCTCTTTTGTGTGAGTATATgggtggctcttaaaagagcctttgGGTGTGTGGGAGTCTCGGGGACTCTACTTGGAGCTGGTGTACTTGGTGACGGCCTTGGTGCCCTCAGACACGGCGTGTTTGGCCAGCTCACCGGGCAGCAGCAGACGCACGGCGGTCTGGATCTCTCTCGACGTGATGGTGGAGCGCTTGTTGTAGTGAGCGAGACGAGACGCCTCACCGGCGATGCGCTCGAAGATGTCGTTGACGAAAGAGTTCATGATGCCCATCGCCTTGGAGGAGATGCCGGTGTCAGGATGAACCTGCTTCAGCACTTTGTACACATAGATGGCGTAGCTTTCCTTCCTGGACTTTCTGCGCTTCTTTCCTCCCTTCCCGGCGGTCTTCGTGACGGCCTTCTTGGAGCCCTTCTTAGGCGCGGACTTGGCTGGTTCAGGCATGATGCTGAATGATCGCAGAACTGACGAATCAATGTGACTCACGAGCGACACAGAGGCTTTTATTCTCTACCATATGCTAATTTACACAGAGAGACGGGATCACCTGACTGCCTGTTTTCATAGGCCACACCCATAAACTCGTGTTTCACTGGACAACTCAAAGCATCACGCGCTGAATGAGAGCCAATCAAAGACTATTAAATGATAGCCCCGCCCACTGCCAACAGTTTGAGCGACACCCCTCCCCCCAGTTTCCTTTGTTTCATTTCCCGCTCTTTTTGTTCATAATAGATCGAGAAAATAAGAGGTTCCGGAAAAATATTGTGCAAAATCATGTAATTTTAAAATCTCTTATAGATCCATTGATGGACTTTGGGAGGAAAGAGACCAATAAGACACTCTTTCTTCATTGTTTCTGTTATTGAACTGTTTAAactacaaatattaataaacgcccatttttgtgtaaaataaaatgttcttttctgtttttttttttttttgtgaaacgTATTAATTAAATTACTGAACATTGTGTAAAGAGCTCCGTGCGCCATTTAAactattatattttgtttattatgttGGTTAAAGATGAGAAGTCCCtgaatacatttacaaaatatttttatattgtgcaGCATATTTTTAGTATAGTAAGGAAGTATCACTTTGTGCATGTATTCACTATACagcattattttaatgtataaaagTCATCTCTAATGTAATTTGTGAAGCGAtaacatgaacttaaatgaAGAGGAAAAAGCCTCATACTTTTAACCTACATATTGACCTCTGACACTTTGGTTTGACACTATAACACCATTGTGTAATAATGACTGTCGCTGGAAATGTTCTCGTTCAGAGCAGGTGtgtggctcttaaaagagccgtTGGGGTGATGCGCTGATGCGGGTTAAGCGCGCTCTCCGCGGATGCGGCGGGCCAGCTGAATGTCTTTGGGCATGATGGTGACTCTCTTGGCGTGGATGGCGCACAGGTTGGTGTCCTCGAACAGACCCACCAAATAAGCCTCGCTGGCCTCCTGCAGGGCCATGACAGCGGAGCTCTGGAAGCGCAGATCCGTCTTGAAGTCCTGAGCGATTTCTCGCACCAGCCGCTGGAAAGGCAGTTTGCGGATCAGCAGCTCGGTGGACTTCTGATAACGGCGGATCTCTCGGAGAGCCACGGTCCCGGGCCTGTAGCGATGGGGCTTCTTGACGCCGCCGGTGGCTGGCGCGCTCTTCCGCGCTGCTTTAGTAGCGAGCTGCTTCCTCGGGGCTTTACCACCGGTGGATTTACGAGCGGTCTGCTTGGTTCTTGCCATTGCTCAACTTTCCTTCTCTCTGTCCTGCTTGTGCTGGAAATGCGGCTTGATGTTTCACTCCTGCTTTTAAAGCGTCGCGCGGCCACGAGCTCGTAGTGTCGCGAGGGGGCGCGGAGGCCTGTGATTGGCCAGTGTGTGACGTGTGCTCATGACCGCTAGCCAATGACTGCGCGTTTCCTCTTTTCAAACACGCGGAGGGTTTCCCGCTCAAGACGCTTCAGACAGTGTCACACACCCACAGACTTACACTCACTGCTGTGTTTATTTGTGCTGAAATTAATTCAGTGATTGTGCAGATCTCGGATCAGAACTAAATCATTTTGCCATCTGTATAAAAAGCAACCAAAGAACGATCTCTAGCAAACAAGTTATGAGATTATCATGTTCATAATAAACATTCACACAACATCTGATTTGTTTGATGGGTAACTTCCTGATTATTCACCCACTGCATGTTATTTAAAGCGTTATCTTTATCAGATAAAATGTGTGGCTTTTAAAAGAGCCTTTGAGTTACTGTGTTTAATATGTTTACTTGGATTTGGTGGGCTTTTGGTCAGCAGAACAGTAGATATATCTATATTTTCATTAAGGAATGGGTTGTGGGGCTTGTCTTTTTATTTCAGGGAAATGTCTCTAGTCTCTAAACCTGATGAATGATCTCAAACACATTAAAGAATAATGCCTTTATAACATGCACGTTTCAGTTGCTATTGAATTTGTAATTGTTGatgcaaaacaaacatttgttttgaTGGATCACTTTTATTTCACCCACTGcgtttatattgtttaaatattaaagaaaagCGCTCTCTATCAGATGAAATGagtggctcttaaaagagcctttgGGTTTAATGACAGAATGGAGCTGGTTTATTTGGATTTGGCGGGCTTCTCGGTCTTCTTGGGCAGCAGAACGGCCTGGATGTTGGGCAGCACGCCGCCCTGAGCGATGGTCACTCCGCCCAGAAGTTTGTTCAGCTCCTCGTCATTGCGTACCGCCAGCTGCAGGTGACGGGGAATGATGCGGGTCTTCTTGTTGTCCCGAGCGGCGTTTCCAGCCAACTCCAGGATCTCAGCGGTCAGATACTCGAGCACAGCCGCCAGATAAACAGGAGCACCGGCACCGACGCGCTCTGCGTAGTTGCCTTTGCGGAGAAGCCTGTGAACACGACCGACGGGGAACTGCAGTCCTGCCCTGGAGGAGCGAGTCTTGGCTTTCGCTCTCGCTTTGCCGCCGGTTTTGCCTCTGCCGCTCATTCTGAGTTCAGTTACTGTTACTTTCAAGATAAAAGTAAGACAATGAAAACTCAATCCTGCACACACTGTCTTTATAGGAGAGTGCCAGTCGCCCATTGGCTTAGAGTCTGATCAGATTTCATCCAATCACTGAACTTCCCTCCAAAGCCCAACCCCCTTTTCTGGCGTGAATGATTATACACAAGAATTTGTGACTATTTTTGTTAAACTATTGAAAAATGGTACAAAATGGATGATATGCTGTTCCTGAAAAAAGTGTTACGCTTTCACACACTGTACAGAATTATGATCATATTGTTGTTTGTGGGCTTGTTTGTTTTGTCACAAGTCTCCAGCAGTGTTTATTCTGCAGTTATTCAACATATTTGGACTGTGATTACTGTATGCACCTCATTAGTTTTATGGCCATTTTCAAtcagtttttaaatgtataattgttTACTAAACATGCGTATTCAAAACTCAGTTACTTTAGAtataaaaataagtattttaagttgtgCAGATTCCATGAGTCTTAAGATCTCATCTTCACTATTTACTTTCAAATCAAACAGAAATCATTAACAAtatcaataaacattttcataatttttaaatgtatttaatttttataagtTTGTGCCTTGAGGCAACATTTGTACCACAATGgaaaaatttaaacatttggcattttcaTGTAGAAAAGATAAATATATTTATCAACACATCAATTTCTTTAACTAGACacttaaacaaacaaatttatccagtttttaatgtattaaaagtttcatatttaataaaaagtaacattttatatcCAGCTGATGCCCTcaggcaacattgtaccatagtggaacacaaacattaccaaatca is part of the Chanodichthys erythropterus isolate Z2021 chromosome 11, ASM2448905v1, whole genome shotgun sequence genome and harbors:
- the LOC137031013 gene encoding histone H2B-like, encoding MPEPAKSAPKKGSKKAVTKTAGKGGKKRRKSRKESYAIYVYKVLKQVHPDTGISSKAMGIMNSFVNDIFERIAGEASRLAHYNKRSTITSREIQTAVRLLLPGELAKHAVSEGTKAVTKYTSSK
- the LOC137030145 gene encoding histone H3 — encoded protein: MARTKQTARKSTGGKAPRKQLATKAARKSAPATGGVKKPHRYRPGTVALREIRRYQKSTELLIRKLPFQRLVREIAQDFKTDLRFQSSAVMALQEASEAYLVGLFEDTNLCAIHAKRVTIMPKDIQLARRIRGERA
- the LOC137030146 gene encoding histone H2A, with product MSGRGKTGGKARAKAKTRSSRAGLQFPVGRVHRLLRKGNYAERVGAGAPVYLAAVLEYLTAEILELAGNAARDNKKTRIIPRHLQLAVRNDEELNKLLGGVTIAQGGVLPNIQAVLLPKKTEKPAKSK